The DNA segment GAATACGATATCCGCAATTTTTTTCCGATCCGGTTTTCCGTCCGGATCGAGAATCTCCGGTCCCAAAAGTTCGATCAATTCTCGAAGAATGGGAGAATCGGGAGCTGTATAATGTTTTGCGAGTTGATCTGCATTGATCGTAAAGCCGCCTAATTCTCCTAAAAATTTTGTAGCAGCACTTTTCCCTCCGCCAATCATTCCGGTAATTCCGACCAGAAACGATTTTTTCCCGGAAACTGGGTTTTGCATTCGTTGAAATTAACCGGAAGCCAAAAAAGTACAAGCAAAAAAGAAATTTCTTATACACTCGTTTTGGAAAAGGTCGGAAGTATGTTTCGGTTTTAAGAGGTTGGGCTTAAGAAGTTTTTCTCAAAAAGACTTTTTGAAAAGAAATGGATTTTTTGCGTTGGAGGGATGGCAAGCCGGACTTTTTCAGCTTGGTATCAAGCCTATTTTCGGCGAGATCGTTTTTCTTCGGTTTCGTCAGATTCCCCTTGTGTGTATCATTCAAGTGGTTTATTGTTCGTCTTTAACATTGCGAAGAATCTCTTCGATCAAAGGATAAAACTCGGATTCCTCTCGATCGATTCTATTTTTCAGATGACTGAAAATTTCCAGGGTTTCATTTCTAAAATTCGAAATGTTCATTTCGATGGTAAGAGGATCCGAATATTTGCTTGCATAATCCAATAGAGAATCCTTTAAGCCGAACATCGTTTTTTGATATTGTTCAAAAAGAGAAACAAGAGTAGGGGAATCATGAGTATAATTTTCCATCTTAAGATATAGTTCCATATCCTCAACGTTCAAATGAAATAAAAGAGAAGCTGAAAATATGGATAATAGTTCGACTAAGTGACCTATATTCGGATTGGCCTTATCCATTTCGTTTCCGATCTCGTATGTGTATTCGTTGATAATCTGATGTTGTCTTTTGAGTTTGCCGATCAATTCCATATTTATTTCCTACTTAGTTTTTGATTGAGCTTGGATTTAACATATTCCTCCACTTTGGAAGATTCCAAAGGATAGGAATAATAGTAACCTTGAGCAAAATTACAATTGAGTTCCTTCAAAAGCTCGTGTTGCGTCTGATTTTCTACACCTTCTACGATGATCGCCTTGTCCATTGCCTGGATCAAATTGATCAGTGACGAGATGATCGTTTTATTGGAGGATTTAAAATAATGAAATAAAAACACCTTATCCAATTTTATATAATCTACCGGAAGGGTTTGCAGTTTGCCGAGTGAGGAATATCCTTTTCCAAAATCATCGATCGCAAATTTATATCCGTGATCTTTGAGCAAAGAGATGATTTTTCCCGCTTTGACTAAATTGGAATCAAAGGAATCTTCGATGATCTCTAAAATGATTGAATCCGGAGAGATGCCGTAAAAATCGGTGGCTTCTTTGAGTATGTTGAAAATCTGTTTGTCGTTTAGTTGTTTGACCGAAATATTCAAAGAGATGCAAATCTGATTTTCCTTTAGGATCGAAGTGCTGTAAGATTTTAGAGAATCCCAGATCAGCCATTCGCCGATCGTCTTGATAAAACTGGAACTTTCCGCAATGGAGATAAAACTCGAAGGCATGAGTTTTCCTTTTTCCGGATGATTCCAGCGAAGTAGAACTTCCATAGAAAGGATCGCATCTTTACGTAAATCTAAAATCGGTTGATAGAACAACTCCAGTTCGTTTCTATTTAATACTTTTCTAAGATCGATTTCTATTTTGGCTCTTGTAGCATCTTGCTCGATCGTATTACGGTCATAGTGGTAAAAAGAATTCGGTCCTATCAGAGAAGATTGTTGTACGGCCTCTTCCAGAATTCTTAAAGAATTTAAATCTGAATTGGCCAGCTGATCAAATTGAGCATAACCTACATTTGCGTTTAAATGGAATTCCCTTTCCCTATAGGTAAAAGGAAAGGAAAAAAGGAGAATTATACATTCCGCAAACCATTCCGCTTCCTGATCGGAATCTATATTCGAAGACGCGACTAAAAAGCGTTCCGATCCCAATCGAAAAATTTGATCGCCTTTAGAAATGTATTTTTTGAGCCGATCCGCAATCTTAAGTGCGATCGATTCATAGTAAAAATTATCCTCTTTATTCAATATGGAATCCGGATTGGATAAAGAGATGAGAAATAGGAAATAGCCCTTTTTGGACTTGTTATTGTAGATTCGGTTGTTGCTGTAAATAGATAGAAAGTAGTTTTTATTTGGCAAACCGGTAAATCTGTCCTGATAAAATG comes from the Leptospira sp. WS92.C1 genome and includes:
- a CDS encoding hemerythrin domain-containing protein, which produces MELIGKLKRQHQIINEYTYEIGNEMDKANPNIGHLVELLSIFSASLLFHLNVEDMELYLKMENYTHDSPTLVSLFEQYQKTMFGLKDSLLDYASKYSDPLTIEMNISNFRNETLEIFSHLKNRIDREESEFYPLIEEILRNVKDEQ
- a CDS encoding EAL domain-containing protein — translated: MTNNLQGSPLILRRAIKFCSDNSKEGIVLFSKSWDLLYTNSTFENLLQSPNFQSIYDALISYFKNSKELQYEKEIGLSSLLLESGIIDVAYFNDMTLMLNFILHDLEEVNAVRFLAVRQNTSVDTKESFYQDRFTGLPNKNYFLSIYSNNRIYNNKSKKGYFLFLISLSNPDSILNKEDNFYYESIALKIADRLKKYISKGDQIFRLGSERFLVASSNIDSDQEAEWFAECIILLFSFPFTYREREFHLNANVGYAQFDQLANSDLNSLRILEEAVQQSSLIGPNSFYHYDRNTIEQDATRAKIEIDLRKVLNRNELELFYQPILDLRKDAILSMEVLLRWNHPEKGKLMPSSFISIAESSSFIKTIGEWLIWDSLKSYSTSILKENQICISLNISVKQLNDKQIFNILKEATDFYGISPDSIILEIIEDSFDSNLVKAGKIISLLKDHGYKFAIDDFGKGYSSLGKLQTLPVDYIKLDKVFLFHYFKSSNKTIISSLINLIQAMDKAIIVEGVENQTQHELLKELNCNFAQGYYYSYPLESSKVEEYVKSKLNQKLSRK